One window from the genome of Candidatus Methylomirabilota bacterium encodes:
- a CDS encoding FAD-binding oxidoreductase, whose protein sequence is MAPKPKEGKAEVAAIRWPRPEVIEVDLRMVEPAELPFEAGQWISVPFGPKTVRAWSMLSTPSRKGMLTLSVDVAPAGMGSQWLRGLKVGDAVEFKGPTGGFIFNRADPRRAVFFAEEIGIVPVRSIVADLYETGFGRPAILIFWARDPSWLLYDAEFRSLARRYPSFTYVPAVREAPASWRGETGEPAQVIDRLVHSVDRLVVYACGGGNTINAVRDALVKKGMDRKSVKWEKFW, encoded by the coding sequence TTGGCGCCGAAGCCGAAGGAGGGCAAGGCGGAGGTCGCCGCCATCCGCTGGCCCCGGCCGGAAGTCATCGAGGTGGATCTCCGCATGGTCGAGCCCGCGGAGCTTCCCTTCGAGGCAGGGCAGTGGATCTCCGTGCCCTTCGGTCCCAAGACGGTGCGCGCCTGGAGCATGCTCTCCACCCCGTCGCGCAAGGGCATGCTCACGCTGTCCGTCGACGTGGCGCCCGCCGGTATGGGCTCGCAGTGGCTGCGCGGCCTCAAAGTCGGCGACGCCGTCGAGTTCAAAGGCCCCACGGGCGGCTTCATCTTCAACCGCGCCGACCCGCGCCGCGCCGTCTTCTTCGCCGAGGAGATCGGCATCGTCCCCGTGCGCTCCATCGTGGCCGATCTCTACGAGACCGGCTTCGGCCGCCCCGCCATCCTGATCTTCTGGGCGCGTGATCCCTCCTGGCTGCTCTATGACGCGGAGTTCCGCTCGCTGGCGCGCCGCTACCCCTCCTTCACCTATGTCCCCGCGGTGCGCGAGGCGCCGGCGAGCTGGCGCGGCGAGACGGGCGAGCCCGCCCAGGTGATCGACCGCCTCGTGCACAGTGTGGACCGCCTCGTCGTCTACGCGTGTGGAGGCGGCAACACCATCAACGCCGTCCGTGATGCCCTCGTCAAGAA